One Deltaproteobacteria bacterium genomic window, ACAACTATGGTGAGCTGGTGTTCAACCGCAGACTCAACAAACGAATCCGCTATGCGGAGAGCCCAACATTTCGAAAGGGCATCACCGAATACAGGCCAAAGGATGTTGCGGCAATTGAGTTCAGGCTTTTCGCCGAGGAACTGCTCGAAAGAATCAATGGAGGGAGAGAAGATACAGAAACGGTGTTCCTGGCCAGTCACGAGGCATTTGATGAGCAGATGGACAGCCAGGATGAACCGCCTCCACCAGAGGACCGAGTTAAACTTGCAAGCGGAGGGAAAATGGCGGCTCGCCTCTAGCCCACATTTTCCCGCAATGACATTCTGCTGGAACAGCAACTGCACAGATCATCGTCTTCACGGACTGGTACTTGTGCTTACTTTATGGAACGTCGAGCAGACATGAAAAATTTAGACAAAACTACAGCTGCCGCAACCAGCAGCAAACAGGGGCAGGAGCTGGTTCGGCTCTATGTGCAGATCCGACAGGATCTTGAATTCAGAATGCTTAAACTCATCTACCAGGTAAAAACGGATCCAAGAAAGAAACAGAACCTCACTGGAAAAGGAAGGGTTACTAAACGCACTATTGTGGAGAAGGCCCTCGAGGAGTACTTTGCCAAAAGAGGAATATAGCAGACCCGAGGGAATTCAACGAAGAAGGAAAGAGAAAACTTGCAGGCCTGGCATTTTGTGGCCTCCGCAATTCTGAGGGAAGTGCCAGGGGCTTTCACCGCATCGACCCATGGGCAGGATTGCAATTCCACCACTTTTGCGAGTGAGGAAGAGCCATGAGAACAATCGCTATTGTCAATCAAAAAGGAGGCTGTGGCAAAACCACCACTGCTACAAATCTGGCCAGCTTCCTGGCGGCCATGAAGCGAAAGGTCCTTTTGATTGATCTGGATCCCCAGGGGCATTCAGCGCTCGGATTTGGGGTGAGGCCCGACCAGATAGAAAACAGTATCTACGAGGTTTTGCTGGGAGAAATTCCCATAAGCAGGGCCATCAAGCCTGTGAGGAAGAATCTTGACGCAATCCTTAGCGATGTGGTTCTCAGCGCCTTTGAACAGGTAATGGCCGGAGTGCGAGGTCGGGAATTCAAGCTCAAGCGCTATCTCAAAAACGTCCAGGCTGACTATCACTATACAATCATTGACAGCCCTCCCAGCGTGGGCCTTCTGACTTTTAACGGGCTGATGGCTTCAAAAGAGGTAATCATCCCTGTTGACTCCAGCTTCTTCTCACTTCAGGGCCTCGATATGCTCCTCGAGACTCTGCGGCTGATCGAAGAAAGAGCAAAGCATCGGCTCTCAATAAAGATCCTTGCCACCAATGTGGACCGCCGAACCAATTTCTGTAGACGTGTGGTGGAAACACTGCGGGCCAGATTCCCCCGCAATTGCTTCGAGACGATCATCAACATGTGCACTGCTTTGAGAGAGGCTGCAAGCCTCGGGAAACCCATCCTCGAGTACGACAGGCAATGCCCGGCTTTTCGCGATTACTATGCCCTGGCAAAAGAAATCATCCAGCAGGAAACAAGGATAAAGGCGAAAAAGTACGTTCCAGTGGACTTTCACAAACTGAGGCTCAGCGAGATGCTCCCCGAGCCGGCCAAAGTCGACAAACCCTTCTGGACAGCTGTCTGGGACGTCCTTGACCAGCAAAAGCAGCGGATGTGAACCACAAGAATTCTTTCTGTGAGGGTGGTCAGTGCCGCCGCATTTATCCCCCTAATTTCAGCTATTACCTTAAATGGATAACAGCATGCCGAAAAGAGACATTTCGAACATATCCCACTTTTTTCTGTCAGAACAGTCTAAAAGATCTGGTGACACCGTTCGCCAAACTCTGGCCCATTTCGAATATGAGGGGGTGAAGAATCCCGCCAAAAGGAGTGGCCGGGAAAGAATCTTTAGAGCCCACCTGGTACGGTTGGAGAGGATGTTGAAAGCAGTGGATGACACTCCAGAATCTGAGCACATCACCCGGCAGGAAGAAGGTTCCGACAAAAGTCCGTCTGCCGCCTCAACTGCTCCAGCTGCCTGCTTTTCACTGGAAGATTTCCTACCTGAAATGCCGGATCGAAAAGGTGATTGACCGAACCATAAGACAGAAAAAGGTATCCCAATCTGCAGGATCCCTTTGCTGTTTTCCGGTTTGGTGCCGGAGGCGAGAGTCGAACTCGCACGGGCTCACGGCCCACTGGATTTTGAGTCCAGCGCGTCTACCAGTTTCACCACTCCGGCACTATGTTTTGCTGATTATAGCGATGCTTCTTTTTGCCTGTCAATGAAATTTGGCTTTCTCCAGACCCCGTAGCAGATTACCACGTTGCTATGCGCAGCGCTCAGGTACCCATGTCCCAGGATGCCAGATACTTCTCCTGCTCCGCCAGGAGCACATCAATCTCAACGCCCATGGCGGTGAGCTTGAGGGCGGCAATCTCCTTGTCAATTTCCTCGGGCACACTGTAGACCTTTTTTTCCAGAGAAGCCGCATTCTTAATTATGTAAGCAGCAGTAAGCGCCTGATTGGCAAAACTCATGTCCATCACACTGGAAGGATGCCCTTCAGCTGCGGCCAGGTTGATCAGACGTCCCTCTCCCAGTACGTTGATGCGCCTGCCGTCTCGCAGACGATACTCCTCCACATGCTCACGGATAAGGCGTCTAGCCTCGGCCATCTCTGCCAGGGACTGCAGATCGATCTCCACGTTGAAATGACCCGAATTGCACACGATGGCTCCATCTTTCATCACCGCAAAGTGTTCGCGTCGGATCACCTTGATGTCTCCGGTTACCGTACAGAAGAAATCCCCCTTCTTTGCCGCCTGCAGCATGGGAAGCACCTGGTAGCCGTCCATGACAGCCTCCAAAGCCCGGAGAGGATCCACTTCAGTGATGACTACTTTGGCACCCATCCCCCGGGCCCGCATGGCCACCCCTCTGCCGCACCAGCCGTAGCCTGCAACAACGAAGGTCGATCCGGCCAGAAGCCTGTTGGTTGCGCGGATGATCCCATCTACTGTGCTCTGGCCAGTACCGTAGCGGTTGTCGAAAAGATGTTTGGTATTGGCATCGTTTACTGCCACAATGGGGTATGCCAGCACTCCTTTTTCGGCCATGCTCCGCAGGCGAATCACCCCTGTGGTGGTCTCTTCGGTGCCGGCAATGATCTCCTCTAGATATTGTCGTTTTTCCGCATGAATGGTGCTCACCAGGTCAGCACCGTCGTCCATAGTGATCTGCGGGCCGATTTCCAGGGCCTGGTGGATATGGCGATAGTAAGTATCACGGTCTTCACCCTTGATGGCAAATACCGGTATCTGCTCCTCTGCTGCCAGATACGCTGCCACATCGTCCTGGGTGCTGAGGGGATTGGAGGCGCACAGGTGCACCCTGGCTCCACCGGCCCTGAGGGTCTGCATCAGACAGGCCGTCTCGGTTGTGACATGCAGACAGGCAGCGATTCGCACTCCCTCGAGTGGCTTGTCTCTGGCAAAACGTTCCTTCAGGGCATTGAGCACGGGCATGTTTTGTGCGGCCCACTCTACCCTGTTACTTCCAGTTGCTGCGAGCTCCAGGTCCCTGACATCATATGGAGTTCCCATGGAATCCTAATCCTCCTTTCACGACATCCTTCAATAGACTCTGTCTCTCCTGCCCTCTGCCAGAGACACCTGCCACCTCTGCAATGCGTTGCAGGCACCTCTTCAAGTCATCAGCGAGCATCAACAGTAGCT contains:
- a CDS encoding ParA family protein, with the protein product MRTIAIVNQKGGCGKTTTATNLASFLAAMKRKVLLIDLDPQGHSALGFGVRPDQIENSIYEVLLGEIPISRAIKPVRKNLDAILSDVVLSAFEQVMAGVRGREFKLKRYLKNVQADYHYTIIDSPPSVGLLTFNGLMASKEVIIPVDSSFFSLQGLDMLLETLRLIEERAKHRLSIKILATNVDRRTNFCRRVVETLRARFPRNCFETIINMCTALREAASLGKPILEYDRQCPAFRDYYALAKEIIQQETRIKAKKYVPVDFHKLRLSEMLPEPAKVDKPFWTAVWDVLDQQKQRM
- a CDS encoding adenosylhomocysteinase — encoded protein: MGTPYDVRDLELAATGSNRVEWAAQNMPVLNALKERFARDKPLEGVRIAACLHVTTETACLMQTLRAGGARVHLCASNPLSTQDDVAAYLAAEEQIPVFAIKGEDRDTYYRHIHQALEIGPQITMDDGADLVSTIHAEKRQYLEEIIAGTEETTTGVIRLRSMAEKGVLAYPIVAVNDANTKHLFDNRYGTGQSTVDGIIRATNRLLAGSTFVVAGYGWCGRGVAMRARGMGAKVVITEVDPLRALEAVMDGYQVLPMLQAAKKGDFFCTVTGDIKVIRREHFAVMKDGAIVCNSGHFNVEIDLQSLAEMAEARRLIREHVEEYRLRDGRRINVLGEGRLINLAAAEGHPSSVMDMSFANQALTAAYIIKNAASLEKKVYSVPEEIDKEIAALKLTAMGVEIDVLLAEQEKYLASWDMGT